A genomic region of Rhipicephalus sanguineus isolate Rsan-2018 chromosome 3, BIME_Rsan_1.4, whole genome shotgun sequence contains the following coding sequences:
- the LOC119387583 gene encoding uncharacterized protein LOC119387583 isoform X2 — protein MKHFIALLCVVAYAGHAAADNRYQEAVQDFMGLLERDTSPPKGGSSSVNQANDFIDVVLLQRMPALIRETPGLFPAASLPPHYFKVYKTSITNRDLKVNVTRGGIRNFDTAIHRVGDCVPALVAGNTSVSCTLSFDGILAELVTVTKGDNLLNIVKSVDVEALVYNTTGRLEITAAPNRPGFVRTLFVEGVNFDVRPGANLDLNEVRMNNFKTNIANFLREELYMNIYGNYQILLNHAAARMSFALS, from the exons aTGAAGCACTTTATTGCGCTACTATGTGTCGTCGCGTACGCCG GTCATGCAGCGGCTGACAACAGATATCAAGAAGCTGTCCAAGACTTTATGGGTCTCCTGGAAAGAGACACGTCGCCACCTAAAG GAGGCTCAAGCAGTGTGAATCAAGCGAATGATTTCATCGACGTTGTCCTGCTGCAAAGGATGCCCGCACTGATCAGGGAAACACCTGGCTTGTTCCCGGCTGCTTCCTTGCCTCCCCACTATTTCAAG GTGTACAAGACGTCCATCACCAACCGCGACTTGAAGGTGaacgtgacgcgaggtgggataCGGAACTTCGACACGGCTATTCACCGCGTCGGCGACTGCGTCCCGGCTCTTGTGGCTGGAAACACGAGTGTCAGCTGCACACTCAGCTTCGACGGGATCCTCGCCGAACTTGTCACTGTG ACCAAGGGAGACAACCTTCTGAACATTGTGAAATCCGTGGACGTGGAAGCCCTGGTCTACAACACGACCGGTCGGCTCGAGATCACGGCGGCTCCGAACAGACCGGGCTTCGTGCGCACTCTGTTCGTGGAGGGCGTCAACTTCGACGTCAGGCCCGGAGCCAACCTCGACCTGAACGAAGTCCGAATGAACAACTTCAAGACGAACATCGCCAACTTTCTCAGAGAGGAGTTGTACATGAACATCTACGGCAACTACCAGATACTTCTCAACCACGCCGCCGCGCGCATGAGCTTCGCTCTGTCCTAG
- the LOC119387588 gene encoding uncharacterized protein LOC119387588, with protein MLKLCILVLATVSYVSSAGVSDANTFVDTIFREKMPFLVKGSPRLFPYATIADFKFKVYKNQITNRDLKVNMTRGEIRGLDTALQRLGDCQAPFLRDGQTVVVCNLAVQGLNITFTSLAKGDTLVAIWKTIWVNVGVKDTMAQFEASAPIGQGGTLRTFLIDDIRLDVTYDSNLSLNEGRQQKFKEEIIVRVKDELRHIFYNDYKDLLRRAVESVTFPRI; from the exons ATGCTGAAGCTTTGTATTTTGGTGCTGGCAACTGTCAGTTATG TGTCGTCGGCTGGCGTCAGTGATGCGAACACATTCGTGGACACCATTTTCCGGGAAAAGATGCCATTCCTCGTGAAGGGATCACCGCGGCTTTTCCCCTACGCGACCATCGCAGACTTCAAGTTCAAG GTGTACAAGAACCAGATCACCAACCGTGATCTGAAGGTGAACATGACACGCGGCGAGATCCGAGGACTGGACACTGCTCTGCAGCGGTTGGGAGACTGCCAGGCGCCTTTTCTCCGTGACGGACAGACCGTCGTCGTCTGCAACCTTGCCGTACAGGGACTCAACATTACCTTCACTTCGCTG GCAAAAGGAGACACCCTCGTCGCCATTTGGAAGACCATCTGGGTGAACGTAGGAGTGAAGGACACCATGGCCCAGTTCGAAGCCAGCGCTCCTATTGGTCAGGGCGGAACCCTGCGCACTTTCCTTATCGATGACATCAGGCTTGACGTCACGTACGACAGCAACTTGAGCCTCAACGAGGGACGCCAGCAGAAGTTCAAGGAGGAAATCATTGTCAGAGTCAAGGACGAGCTGAGACACATCTTCTACAACGACTACAAGGACCTTCTGCGCCGGGCTGTTGAGTCGGTCACGTTCCCCAGGATCTAA